A genome region from Methylobacterium sp. FF17 includes the following:
- a CDS encoding IS1/IS1595 family N-terminal zinc-binding domain-containing protein, producing the protein MGLRCKRCGSEDQVKNGLMRSKQRYRCKACSLNFTDTPARGKPLVMKATAVLLYVSGLSMNRTAKLLGVSTPTIQAWLEQFAAAYAQKPEPEGRAVVIELDEMWHYLKKSPNRSGFGKFGIVLQGSS; encoded by the coding sequence ATGGGGCTGCGGTGCAAGCGGTGCGGGAGCGAGGACCAGGTCAAGAACGGGCTGATGCGCTCCAAGCAGCGGTATCGGTGCAAAGCCTGCAGCCTGAACTTCACCGACACGCCCGCCCGCGGCAAGCCGCTGGTCATGAAAGCCACTGCGGTTCTGCTCTATGTCAGCGGCTTGTCGATGAACCGCACCGCCAAGTTGCTTGGTGTTTCGACACCCACGATCCAAGCCTGGCTGGAGCAGTTCGCGGCCGCCTACGCGCAGAAGCCCGAGCCGGAAGGCCGGGCGGTGGTGATCGAGCTTGATGAGATGTGGCACTATCTCAAAAAAAGTCCGAACCGCTCTGGATTTGGAAAGTTTGGGATCGTGCTTCAGGGCAGCTCGTAG
- a CDS encoding IS1 family transposase, whose protein sequence is MALSQKKSEPLWIWKVWDRASGQLVDWECGGRDKATCERLIERLTRWRTRLYCTDDYAVYDVLLPVGQRYAGTDETHGVERDNARPAALAGPLPTSLHRGLEN, encoded by the coding sequence GTGGCACTATCTCAAAAAAAGTCCGAACCGCTCTGGATTTGGAAAGTTTGGGATCGTGCTTCAGGGCAGCTCGTAGACTGGGAGTGTGGCGGTCGTGACAAGGCCACCTGCGAGCGCCTGATCGAGCGGCTCACGCGCTGGCGCACCCGGCTCTACTGCACAGACGATTACGCCGTCTATGACGTGCTCCTGCCCGTCGGGCAGCGCTATGCCGGCACGGACGAAACTCACGGCGTCGAGCGGGACAACGCGCGTCCCGCGGCACTGGCTGGCCCGCTTCCGACGTCGCTCCATCGTGGTCTCGAAAACTAA
- a CDS encoding DUF599 domain-containing protein → MLYPDFSFLDLAALSYFIAAWAGYGIAVARMRGRRTSLSQIMNAQRVEWTRQLIGRDNRVVDTTINASLQNGTAFFASTSLIALGGVLTLSRSGDDVLTLFGALPFGSIATRATWEIKVAGLAVVFVYAFFKFSWAYRLFNYGAILLGAVPPKGSGASKEEMERAARKAAAMNLAAGSHFARGQRAFFFALAYLGWFVSPWLLMLTTTAVVLVMWRRQFASRIRAALLAEDDGTGQGWKP, encoded by the coding sequence ATGCTCTATCCCGACTTCTCCTTCCTCGACCTCGCGGCGTTGAGCTACTTCATCGCCGCCTGGGCCGGATACGGTATCGCGGTGGCGCGGATGCGCGGGCGGCGTACCAGCCTCAGCCAGATCATGAACGCGCAGCGCGTGGAATGGACGCGCCAGCTCATCGGACGCGACAACCGGGTGGTGGACACCACCATCAACGCCTCGCTCCAGAACGGCACCGCCTTCTTCGCCTCCACCTCCCTCATCGCCCTCGGCGGCGTGCTCACCCTGTCGCGCTCCGGGGACGACGTGCTGACCCTGTTCGGGGCGCTGCCCTTCGGCAGCATCGCCACGCGGGCCACCTGGGAGATCAAGGTCGCGGGACTGGCGGTCGTGTTCGTCTACGCGTTCTTCAAGTTCTCCTGGGCCTACCGGCTGTTCAATTACGGCGCGATCCTCCTCGGCGCGGTGCCGCCGAAGGGTTCCGGGGCGTCGAAGGAGGAGATGGAACGCGCCGCCCGCAAGGCCGCCGCGATGAACCTCGCCGCCGGCAGCCACTTCGCGCGGGGGCAGCGCGCCTTCTTCTTCGCGCTCGCTTATCTCGGCTGGTTCGTCAGCCCCTGGCTGCTCATGCTCACCACCACGGCAGTGGTACTGGTGATGTGGCGCCGACAATTCGCCTCACGAATTCGCGCCGCCCTCCTGGCGGAAGACGACGGGACAGGGCAGGGGTGGAAGCCATGA
- a CDS encoding lipopolysaccharide biosynthesis protein, with the protein MTSGLQAFYGSLLIETQIFRFSRGAQVQRHKVARAIPWAALDSVGSAAISIISLVVLSRLLSPTEFGLIAYAQSAVLLIQAVCGAGLGEALVQKRPIQVLHYDSAFWGSLLLGFTGFTSCVIAGTYLELLGREHSLGLILGIEGTACLFAGLNLVPMAMLERKLRSRTIAKRVLLSKITYVLSAVGLALWGAGVWSVVAAGVLQNLVATVVLWSTTSRWPRRKMSWAHLRDLLRFGLPVMLEGTLWAAMSRVFLILVGVIHGVETLGFVSLATRATEMIGNILGILVARLGLPTFSALRDNPERMKSAFLQASEGMSLLASAAFLGLFATAPDWVPLLHGEQWIGAIPLIQVLCLSGVFTYATAFTGAFLRAAGHPYVMVPLTALAGFVTLTAVGLTKGLDAIAITYAWGSRIVVIAPLSLYLMQRFGRISVGRQLRAILVPILLSAIMLTSVMIYRNTSLEPQQHIPSLLASAAVGVISLLMMALFVYRMQLINLLSSMRCRALFPTPCGPIKPGPGQ; encoded by the coding sequence TTGACTTCAGGCCTGCAGGCGTTCTACGGAAGCTTGCTAATTGAAACACAGATTTTCAGATTTTCTCGTGGTGCCCAAGTGCAACGACATAAGGTCGCAAGAGCCATACCTTGGGCAGCGCTCGACTCAGTTGGGTCGGCCGCGATCAGCATCATCTCCCTTGTGGTGTTGTCTCGGCTACTCAGCCCAACAGAATTTGGCCTTATTGCCTACGCACAGTCGGCCGTTCTCTTGATCCAAGCCGTTTGCGGAGCAGGTTTAGGCGAAGCCCTTGTTCAAAAAAGGCCCATTCAAGTCCTCCATTACGACAGCGCATTCTGGGGCAGCCTCCTCCTGGGTTTCACAGGTTTCACAAGCTGTGTCATCGCTGGCACGTACCTTGAACTGCTTGGTCGTGAGCATTCGCTTGGTTTAATCCTCGGGATTGAGGGGACGGCCTGCCTGTTTGCTGGTCTCAATCTCGTCCCCATGGCGATGCTGGAGCGCAAGCTGCGCTCACGAACGATCGCAAAACGAGTGTTGTTGAGCAAAATCACCTACGTTTTGTCAGCTGTTGGTCTTGCTTTGTGGGGAGCGGGCGTTTGGAGTGTCGTTGCTGCGGGAGTGCTTCAAAACCTCGTCGCAACGGTCGTACTGTGGAGTACAACTTCTCGGTGGCCGCGCCGAAAGATGTCCTGGGCGCATCTGAGAGACCTATTGCGATTCGGTTTGCCGGTGATGCTCGAGGGTACCCTGTGGGCCGCGATGAGCCGCGTATTCCTCATCCTGGTCGGCGTCATCCACGGGGTAGAAACGCTCGGGTTCGTAAGTCTTGCCACGCGTGCCACGGAGATGATCGGCAACATCCTCGGCATCCTGGTGGCGCGCTTAGGACTGCCGACCTTCTCGGCCCTGCGCGACAACCCAGAGCGGATGAAGAGTGCCTTTCTTCAGGCTAGCGAAGGGATGAGCCTTCTGGCGTCGGCGGCCTTTCTTGGCCTCTTTGCAACTGCTCCGGATTGGGTGCCCCTGCTACACGGGGAACAGTGGATTGGTGCCATCCCCTTGATCCAAGTCCTATGCCTGTCGGGCGTGTTTACCTATGCGACGGCGTTTACCGGAGCGTTTCTAAGGGCGGCCGGTCATCCATACGTGATGGTACCACTCACCGCACTCGCCGGCTTCGTCACCCTTACGGCGGTGGGGCTGACGAAGGGGCTCGACGCCATAGCCATTACGTATGCGTGGGGCTCTCGCATCGTCGTCATCGCCCCATTGAGCCTCTACCTCATGCAACGGTTCGGTAGAATCTCGGTCGGACGGCAGCTTCGTGCGATCTTAGTCCCGATCTTGCTCTCTGCGATCATGCTCACCAGTGTCATGATTTATCGAAACACCTCGCTGGAGCCACAGCAGCATATTCCCAGCCTCCTCGCCTCGGCTGCAGTTGGCGTTATCTCCCTGCTGATGATGGCTTTGTTCGTATATCGCATGCAGCTCATCAACCTATTGAGTAGCATGAGGTGCCGGGCTCTTTTTCCTACTCCTTGCGGGCCAATCAAACCCGGTCCCGGTCAGTGA
- a CDS encoding DUF6894 family protein encodes MPRYFIDLHDGAHFVKDKVGFELADESAVRGKLVRIMAKIAQEFSADTERQDYLAIVRSDTAAVLYRAHLSLDIEKVAAPVDGSRDEP; translated from the coding sequence ATGCCCCGCTATTTCATCGATCTTCACGACGGAGCCCACTTCGTCAAGGACAAGGTCGGCTTCGAACTGGCCGACGAATCGGCCGTGCGCGGAAAACTCGTACGGATCATGGCCAAGATCGCCCAGGAATTCAGCGCCGATACCGAACGGCAGGATTACCTGGCGATCGTGCGCAGCGACACGGCGGCGGTGCTCTATCGCGCTCACCTCTCCCTGGATATCGAGAAGGTCGCTGCGCCCGTCGACGGATCGCGCGACGAGCCCTGA
- a CDS encoding YdcF family protein, with protein MFFPLSKLLYFLITPSNALTLLVLVGIGLAAAGWLRLGLGLGAFGAILILLAGLSPLANLAALPLEERFPSFTDDGEPVTGIIVLGGAIDTRTSANRRQLVLNDAGERQIAMVALARRYPQSRLVFTGGSGSLGGSLASESEIVGRYADEMGLPRTRLILEDRSRNTHENAAFTADMVKPKPGERWLLVTSAWHMPRSIGCFRQAGFDVTAYPVDYRTGGWGDAWRLNSFTSDGLMTLDLMTKEWIGLIAYRVAGYTDAWLPAPQASSLSVATGPSR; from the coding sequence ATGTTCTTTCCGCTGTCGAAGCTGCTCTACTTCCTCATCACGCCGTCGAACGCCCTCACCCTTCTGGTCCTGGTGGGGATCGGCCTCGCGGCGGCTGGGTGGCTACGGCTCGGGCTCGGCCTCGGTGCTTTCGGAGCGATCCTGATCCTCCTCGCCGGGCTCTCGCCGCTCGCCAATCTGGCCGCGCTCCCCCTGGAGGAGCGCTTTCCGTCCTTTACCGACGACGGAGAGCCGGTGACCGGGATCATCGTGCTCGGGGGGGCCATCGACACGCGAACCTCGGCCAACCGGCGCCAACTGGTCCTCAACGATGCCGGCGAGCGCCAGATCGCGATGGTGGCGCTGGCCCGGCGTTATCCGCAGAGCCGCCTCGTCTTCACAGGCGGAAGCGGGAGCCTCGGGGGCAGCCTCGCCTCCGAATCGGAGATCGTCGGGCGCTACGCCGACGAGATGGGCCTGCCGCGCACCCGCCTGATCCTCGAAGATCGTTCCCGCAACACCCACGAGAACGCGGCCTTCACGGCCGACATGGTCAAGCCGAAGCCGGGCGAGCGCTGGCTTCTCGTGACGTCGGCCTGGCACATGCCGAGGTCGATCGGCTGCTTCCGCCAGGCCGGATTCGACGTCACCGCCTACCCGGTGGATTATCGCACCGGGGGCTGGGGCGATGCGTGGCGCCTGAACAGCTTCACGTCCGATGGGCTGATGACCCTCGACCTCATGACCAAGGAATGGATCGGCCTGATCGCGTATCGGGTCGCGGGCTACACCGACGCCTGGCTGCCGGCGCCTCAGGCCTCGTCGCTGTCGGTCGCGACCGGGCCGAGCCGGTAG
- a CDS encoding acylphosphatase, protein MTDSIRTVSVVIRGRVQGVGYRLWTQGEARRLGLSGHVRNWADGSVEALFSGPADAVATVLEACRQGPSSARVTEVAVTECAGDAPDGAFAIR, encoded by the coding sequence ATGACCGATTCGATCCGTACCGTGTCGGTGGTGATCCGGGGGCGCGTCCAGGGCGTCGGCTATCGCCTGTGGACGCAGGGCGAGGCGCGGCGCCTCGGCCTGTCCGGCCACGTGCGCAACTGGGCGGACGGCTCCGTGGAGGCCCTGTTCTCGGGGCCAGCGGACGCCGTCGCGACGGTGCTGGAGGCGTGCCGGCAGGGACCTTCGTCGGCGCGAGTGACGGAGGTCGCGGTGACGGAGTGCGCGGGCGATGCCCCGGACGGCGCATTCGCGATCCGCTGA
- a CDS encoding PQQ-dependent sugar dehydrogenase, with the protein MLALISVAATGKPQQCLKTEKTDIIVETLAGGLDHPWGLAFLPDGRLLVSERAGHLRVVSAEGEVSRPLDGTPSVHIAEGGLLDVALDPGFAENRLVYLTYGEPREDGAATAAGRGRLNPASTALENFQVIFRQQPVGTSDYHHFGSRLVFTSDGKLFISTGDRFNSDLSQDLSADMGKIIRINPDGLVPFDNPFANRQGARPEIWSYGHRNIQGLAIHPDTGALWEGEFGPTGGDEINIIEPGHNYGWPLVSWGEHVDGRSIPKPPTRPDLADAIQHWTPSISFSGMTFYTGKAIPAWRGNLLLAGLASQALIRLTLNGSRVSGEERIPMGERIRHVVQGPDDSVYLLTDEDHGRILRLTSER; encoded by the coding sequence TTGCTCGCTCTGATCTCGGTGGCTGCCACCGGGAAGCCGCAGCAGTGCCTCAAGACAGAAAAGACCGACATCATTGTCGAGACCCTCGCAGGCGGACTCGATCATCCCTGGGGCTTAGCCTTCTTACCGGACGGACGTCTGCTGGTCAGCGAGAGGGCCGGCCACTTGCGCGTCGTTTCCGCGGAGGGCGAGGTCTCGCGCCCGCTCGATGGCACACCATCAGTCCATATCGCAGAGGGCGGTCTCCTAGACGTGGCACTCGATCCCGGCTTTGCCGAGAACCGCCTCGTCTATCTGACCTACGGCGAACCGCGTGAGGACGGCGCGGCTACGGCCGCCGGACGCGGACGGCTCAACCCGGCTAGTACTGCCTTGGAGAATTTCCAGGTCATCTTTCGACAGCAGCCTGTAGGCACTAGTGATTACCACCATTTTGGCTCACGCCTTGTTTTCACGTCTGACGGCAAGCTGTTCATATCGACTGGCGACCGCTTCAATAGTGACCTCTCCCAAGACCTCTCCGCCGACATGGGAAAGATCATCCGCATCAACCCGGATGGATTAGTGCCGTTCGACAATCCATTCGCAAACCGCCAGGGTGCTCGGCCTGAGATTTGGTCCTACGGTCACCGCAATATCCAAGGTCTCGCGATCCACCCAGATACAGGCGCACTCTGGGAGGGTGAGTTTGGTCCGACCGGCGGGGACGAGATCAACATCATCGAACCAGGCCACAACTACGGCTGGCCCCTGGTGAGTTGGGGCGAGCACGTGGACGGTCGCTCAATCCCGAAACCACCGACACGGCCAGACCTAGCTGACGCCATTCAACACTGGACCCCCTCAATCTCGTTTTCGGGCATGACCTTCTACACGGGCAAGGCTATCCCTGCCTGGCGTGGGAACCTTCTGCTGGCCGGGCTCGCCTCTCAGGCGCTGATCCGCCTCACGCTCAACGGATCGCGAGTGTCGGGAGAGGAACGCATTCCAATGGGTGAGCGTATCCGGCATGTTGTCCAAGGGCCAGACGACTCTGTCTACCTACTGACCGACGAGGATCATGGCCGGATCCTGCGTCTCACATCAGAACGCTGA
- a CDS encoding gamma-glutamylcyclotransferase family protein produces the protein MPLYFAYGANMDAAAMATRCPRSTLIGQGRLNRHRFIVMREGYASVVRDPRACVWGVLWDLSLSDVPALDRYEGVASGLYSKATQPVSVQGGSKRALIYLGRTSAAGAPRPGYLESVLAAAEAAQLPLAYRAELRTWLRGPQGEGRGARETRP, from the coding sequence GTGCCCCTCTACTTCGCCTACGGCGCCAACATGGACGCCGCCGCCATGGCGACGCGCTGCCCCCGCTCGACGCTGATCGGGCAGGGACGGCTGAACCGGCACCGCTTCATCGTCATGCGCGAGGGCTACGCCTCGGTGGTGCGCGATCCCCGCGCCTGTGTCTGGGGCGTGCTTTGGGACCTGTCCCTGAGCGATGTCCCGGCCCTCGACCGCTACGAGGGCGTGGCGTCGGGCCTCTACAGCAAGGCGACCCAGCCGGTCTCGGTGCAGGGTGGCTCGAAGCGGGCGCTGATCTATCTCGGACGGACCAGCGCTGCGGGAGCACCGCGCCCGGGCTACCTCGAATCGGTGCTGGCGGCAGCCGAGGCCGCGCAACTGCCGCTCGCGTATCGGGCCGAGTTGCGCACCTGGCTGCGCGGGCCGCAGGGTGAGGGGCGGGGAGCCCGGGAGACGCGGCCATGA
- a CDS encoding DUF3253 domain-containing protein, which produces MAETILRFVAERGAGKTVCPSEVARELGGPHPENWSPLMQPVRRVAVRMTKAGEVAILRKGKPVEDPDDFRGIYRLGPVATDSDEA; this is translated from the coding sequence ATCGCCGAGACGATCCTCCGCTTCGTCGCCGAGCGCGGCGCCGGCAAGACCGTGTGTCCCTCCGAAGTGGCGCGCGAACTCGGCGGTCCACACCCGGAGAACTGGAGCCCGCTCATGCAGCCGGTCCGGCGCGTGGCCGTGCGCATGACGAAGGCGGGCGAGGTCGCGATCCTGCGCAAGGGCAAGCCCGTCGAGGATCCGGACGATTTCCGCGGGATCTACCGGCTCGGCCCGGTCGCGACCGACAGCGACGAGGCCTGA
- a CDS encoding acetyl-CoA carboxylase biotin carboxylase subunit translates to MFEKILIANRGEIACRIIKTARRMGIKTVAVYSDADRDAVHVAMADEAVHIGPAPAAQSYLLAEKIIEACRQTGAQAVHPGYGFLSERESFPRALEAAGIVFIGPNPGAIAAMGDKIESKKAASAANVSTVPGFLGVIESPEHAVTIADEIGYPVMIKASAGGGGKGMRIAHSAGEVAEGFARAKSEAASSFGDDRVFVEKFITDPRHIEIQVIGDKHGNVIYLGERECSIQRRNQKVIEEAPSPLLDEATRRKMGEQAVALARAVAYDSAGTVEFVAGQDKSFYFLEMNTRLQVEHPVTEMITGLDLVELMIRVAAGEKLPLAQDDVKLNGWAVESRVYAEDPTRNFLPSIGRLTTYRPPAEGQFGGATVRNDTGVEEGGEIAIHYDPMIAKLVTWAPTRAEAIESQGEALDAFAIEGIRHNIPFLSALMAHPRWRSGNISTGFIAEEFPDGFVAPQPKGEIARRMAAAAAAIDHQLNQRKRGISGQMRDPALLHFERDRVVVLAGESYPVTVEAVGGTLIVRSEDGNSWTVSSDWRPGEPVWQGEIAGTRVAMQVRGLLNGVALQHAGAAAEARVYTKREAELAALMPVKEDAGSGKQVLCPMPGLVKAILVKEGQEVKNGEALAIVEAMKMENVLRAERDATVAKIAAKEGDSLAVDAVILEFA, encoded by the coding sequence ATGTTCGAGAAGATCCTGATCGCGAATCGTGGCGAGATCGCCTGTCGCATCATCAAGACCGCCCGCCGCATGGGTATCAAGACGGTGGCGGTCTACTCGGACGCGGACCGCGATGCGGTGCACGTCGCCATGGCCGACGAGGCCGTGCATATCGGTCCGGCCCCGGCGGCGCAGTCCTATCTGCTCGCCGAGAAGATCATCGAGGCCTGCCGGCAGACCGGCGCGCAGGCGGTGCATCCCGGCTACGGCTTCCTGTCCGAGCGCGAATCGTTCCCCCGCGCCCTGGAGGCCGCCGGCATCGTCTTCATCGGCCCGAACCCCGGCGCCATCGCGGCGATGGGCGACAAGATCGAATCGAAGAAGGCGGCCTCGGCCGCCAACGTCTCCACCGTGCCGGGCTTCCTCGGCGTCATCGAGAGCCCCGAGCACGCGGTCACCATCGCGGACGAGATCGGCTATCCGGTGATGATCAAGGCGTCCGCCGGCGGCGGCGGCAAGGGCATGCGCATCGCGCATTCGGCCGGCGAGGTGGCGGAGGGCTTCGCCCGCGCCAAGTCCGAGGCCGCCTCGTCCTTCGGCGACGACCGCGTCTTCGTGGAAAAGTTCATCACCGACCCGCGCCACATCGAGATCCAGGTCATCGGCGACAAGCACGGCAACGTGATCTACCTCGGTGAGCGCGAGTGCTCCATCCAGCGCCGCAACCAGAAGGTCATCGAGGAGGCTCCCTCGCCGCTCCTCGACGAGGCCACCCGCCGGAAGATGGGCGAGCAGGCCGTCGCGCTGGCACGCGCCGTGGCTTACGATTCCGCCGGCACGGTGGAGTTCGTCGCCGGCCAGGACAAGTCGTTCTACTTCCTCGAGATGAACACCCGCCTCCAGGTGGAGCACCCGGTCACCGAGATGATCACGGGGCTCGACCTCGTGGAGCTGATGATCCGGGTCGCGGCCGGCGAAAAGCTGCCGCTGGCCCAGGACGACGTGAAGCTGAACGGCTGGGCCGTCGAGAGCCGCGTCTATGCCGAGGACCCCACCCGCAACTTCCTGCCCTCCATCGGGCGCCTGACCACCTACCGGCCGCCGGCCGAGGGGCAGTTCGGCGGCGCCACCGTGCGCAACGACACCGGCGTGGAGGAGGGCGGCGAGATCGCGATCCACTACGATCCGATGATCGCCAAGCTCGTCACCTGGGCGCCGACCCGGGCCGAGGCCATCGAATCGCAGGGCGAGGCGCTGGACGCCTTCGCCATCGAGGGCATCCGCCACAACATCCCGTTCCTGTCGGCCCTGATGGCGCATCCGCGCTGGCGCTCGGGCAACATCTCCACCGGCTTCATCGCCGAGGAGTTCCCGGATGGGTTCGTGGCCCCGCAGCCGAAGGGCGAGATCGCCCGGCGCATGGCAGCGGCGGCGGCGGCGATCGACCATCAGTTGAACCAGCGCAAGCGCGGCATTTCCGGCCAGATGCGCGACCCTGCCCTGCTGCATTTCGAGCGCGACCGGGTCGTGGTGCTGGCGGGCGAGTCCTATCCGGTCACCGTGGAGGCCGTCGGCGGCACCCTCATCGTGCGGTCCGAGGACGGGAACAGCTGGACGGTCTCTAGCGACTGGCGACCCGGCGAGCCGGTCTGGCAGGGCGAGATCGCCGGCACCCGCGTCGCCATGCAGGTGCGCGGCCTGCTCAACGGCGTCGCCCTCCAGCATGCGGGCGCGGCGGCGGAGGCGCGGGTCTACACGAAGCGCGAGGCGGAACTCGCCGCCCTGATGCCGGTCAAGGAGGATGCCGGCTCCGGCAAGCAGGTGCTCTGCCCGATGCCGGGCCTCGTCAAGGCGATCCTGGTGAAGGAAGGCCAGGAGGTGAAGAACGGCGAGGCGCTGGCCATCGTCGAGGCCATGAAGATGGAGAACGTGCTGCGGGCGGAGCGCGACGCCACGGTCGCCAAGATCGCCGCCAAGGAGGGCGACAGCCTTGCGGTCGACGCGGTGATTCTGGAATTCGCCTGA
- a CDS encoding transposase has translation MLFHFKQDEILFDYYSRRRDVEEPGVGRITALDSRATIDEAGRFAHCRDVCAHFGLTPRR, from the coding sequence GTGCTGTTCCATTTCAAGCAAGATGAGATCCTGTTTGATTACTACTCTAGACGGCGGGACGTGGAGGAACCCGGTGTAGGCCGGATCACCGCACTGGACTCCCGTGCGACAATCGATGAGGCCGGGCGCTTCGCTCACTGCCGCGACGTTTGCGCCCACTTCGGCCTGACGCCGCGTCGCTAA
- a CDS encoding IS6 family transposase — MILSAIAAKLKQRAKADFRGRHYEAALIVQAVSWYLRYPLSYRDIEELFLERGLEVDHSTLNRWVLAYAPLIEKRLRQLRKPHCGSVRIDETYIKVRGKWRYLYRAIDKHGTSIDFLLTARRDLDAAKRFLRKVLSAEPLFAPDRVGTDGAGTYPPAIAESRKEGLLPRAPAHYVTKHLQQGIESDHFRVKKNMPRIGGFRSFHTARRTIQGFEAMLWLRKGFGLAGAWTVREQNQLLGVCFGLQAVNKI, encoded by the coding sequence ATGATCCTGTCCGCCATCGCCGCCAAGCTCAAACAGCGCGCCAAGGCCGACTTCAGGGGCCGGCACTACGAGGCGGCGCTCATCGTGCAGGCCGTTTCCTGGTACCTGCGTTATCCGCTGAGCTACCGTGACATCGAGGAGCTCTTCCTGGAGCGCGGCCTGGAGGTGGACCACAGCACCCTGAACCGCTGGGTGCTCGCCTATGCACCACTGATCGAGAAGCGGCTACGCCAGCTCCGCAAACCGCATTGCGGCTCGGTTCGTATCGACGAAACCTACATCAAGGTGCGCGGTAAGTGGCGCTACCTGTACCGGGCCATCGACAAGCACGGCACATCCATCGACTTCCTCCTGACCGCCCGGCGCGACCTCGACGCGGCCAAGCGCTTTTTGCGCAAGGTGCTTTCGGCCGAACCCCTCTTTGCCCCGGATCGTGTTGGTACCGATGGCGCCGGGACCTACCCGCCGGCTATCGCTGAGAGCCGCAAGGAGGGCCTACTGCCCCGCGCGCCCGCCCACTACGTCACCAAGCATCTGCAGCAGGGTATCGAGAGCGATCACTTCCGGGTGAAGAAGAACATGCCCCGGATCGGCGGCTTCCGGTCATTCCACACGGCCCGGCGCACGATCCAAGGCTTCGAGGCCATGCTCTGGCTGCGCAAGGGTTTTGGGTTGGCCGGTGCGTGGACGGTCCGCGAGCAGAACCAACTGCTCGGGGTCTGCTTCGGACTTCAGGCGGTTAATAAAATCTGA
- a CDS encoding calcium-binding protein: protein MTTISGTNSNDQLIGTNADDIIIGLLGNDTISDPAGFNRIDGQDGNDTITGGVDLDFIAGGPGDDVIRSGAGSDQVIGEAANDIIYTEDGDDYAAGNPGDDILYGGNGNDFLVGEAGRDAVYGEAGNDFLAGGDDDDRIEGGDGDDLVDGDLGHDTLLGGAGTDLVFGDYGDDRMSGGSGVNTLDGAIGYDTASFQFQFGSAGAITSAGSLAVIAGADSLDTVKNTEVFEFQDRTIVQADGHAGVDDLFYLSRNGDVFSAGLDADTHFAEYGWREGRDPNAFFDTKGYLAAYGDVAAAGVDPLEHYLTYGWKEGRDPSANFDTKAYLAQNGDVAAAGLNPLQHFLEYGAGEGRQAVAGDGVFAQATGIGIYV from the coding sequence TTGACGACGATTTCCGGCACGAACAGCAACGACCAGCTCATCGGCACGAATGCCGATGACATCATCATTGGGCTTCTCGGCAACGACACCATCTCGGATCCCGCCGGCTTCAACCGGATCGATGGCCAGGACGGCAACGATACGATCACGGGCGGGGTGGACTTGGACTTCATCGCCGGTGGCCCCGGGGACGACGTCATCCGCAGTGGTGCCGGATCCGATCAGGTGATCGGCGAGGCGGCTAACGACATCATCTATACCGAGGACGGCGACGATTACGCGGCGGGGAATCCCGGCGACGACATCCTCTACGGCGGCAACGGCAACGATTTCCTCGTCGGCGAAGCAGGCCGGGATGCGGTCTACGGTGAGGCAGGCAACGACTTCCTCGCCGGCGGCGACGATGACGACCGCATCGAGGGTGGCGACGGCGACGACCTCGTCGACGGCGATCTCGGCCACGACACCCTGCTCGGCGGCGCCGGCACCGATCTGGTCTTCGGCGACTACGGCGATGACCGGATGTCGGGCGGTTCCGGCGTCAACACGCTCGATGGCGCGATCGGATACGACACCGCGAGCTTCCAGTTCCAGTTCGGCTCCGCTGGAGCGATTACCTCAGCGGGCTCTCTCGCGGTGATTGCGGGCGCGGACAGCCTTGATACGGTGAAGAACACCGAGGTATTCGAGTTCCAGGACAGGACCATCGTCCAGGCGGACGGTCACGCCGGTGTGGACGATCTCTTCTACCTCAGCCGGAATGGGGACGTCTTCTCGGCGGGCCTCGACGCCGATACGCACTTCGCCGAATACGGATGGCGGGAGGGCCGCGACCCGAACGCCTTCTTCGACACCAAGGGTTACCTCGCTGCGTATGGCGACGTCGCCGCAGCGGGCGTCGATCCTCTCGAGCACTATCTGACCTACGGCTGGAAGGAAGGACGCGATCCCTCCGCGAACTTCGATACCAAGGCGTATCTGGCGCAGAACGGGGACGTCGCTGCCGCTGGGCTCAACCCGCTCCAGCACTTCCTCGAATACGGTGCCGGCGAGGGCCGCCAGGCAGTGGCAGGCGACGGTGTCTTCGCCCAGGCGACGGGTATCGGCATCTACGTCTGA